In Diceros bicornis minor isolate mBicDic1 chromosome 24, mDicBic1.mat.cur, whole genome shotgun sequence, the following are encoded in one genomic region:
- the TMEM63C gene encoding calcium permeable stress-gated cation channel 1 isoform X2, which produces MAVSPGDLNVVGKTKNMTVDDCFHSRNTVLQGQPFGGIPTVLFLNITLWVVIILIYSFLRKAAWDYGRLALLIHNDSLTSLIYGEQSEKTSPSDISLEMEHKDKGFYSWFFNTITMKNEDLISKCGDDARIYITFQYHLIVFVLFLCIPSLGIILPINYTGTVLERNSHFGRTTIVNVSTESKVLWLHSCFSFLYFITNFIFMAHHCLGFVPKKSYKVTRTLMITYVPTDIEDPEIIIKHFHEAYPGCVVTRVHFCYDVRTLIELDDQRRHAMRGRLYYTAKAKKNGKVMIKTHPCSRLCFCKCWTCFKEVDAEQYYSELEEQLTDEFNAELNRVRLKRLDLIFVTFQDTRMTKRIQDDYKYIQCGVPPQQSSVTTIVKSYYWRIALAPHPKDIIWKHLSVRRFHWWARFIAINTFLFFLFFFLTTPAIIINTIDMYNVTRPIEKMQNPIVTQFFPSLMLWAFTVILPLIVYLSAFLEAHWTNLDVFLRWLFDIYYLDQAAIRFQCVFLPDNGAFFVNYVITAALLGTGMDLLRLGSLFLYSTRLFFSRSEPERVHIRKNQAIDFQFGREYAWMLNVFSVVVAYSITCPIIVPFGLLYLCMKHITDRYNMYYSYAPTKLNEQIHMAAVYQAIFAPLLSLFWMLFFSILRLGPLHTITLFSLSTLIVSVIIAFLGTLLGKLRRASDYEPEEEMETVYDMEPSSTSSTPTSLLYVATVLQEPEMNLTPASSPARHTYGTMNRQPEEGEEESGVRGFARELESAQFQEGLELEGQSQYQ; this is translated from the exons ATGGCTGTCTCGCCAGGCGACCTGAATGTGGTGGGAAAGACCAAGAACATGACGGTGGATGACTGCTTCCACTCTCGGAACACGGTCCTGCAGGGGCAGCCCTTTGGGGGGATCCCCACTGTGCTGTTCCTCAACATCACCCTGTGGGTG GTCATCATTTTGATTTACTCCTTCCTCCGGAAAGCTGCGTGGGACTACGGGCGCCTGGCTCTGCTGATACACAATGACAG CCTGACCTCGCTGATCTATGGGGAGCAGAGCGAGAAGACGTCCCCCTCGGATATTTCACTGGAGATGGAGCACAAGGACAAG gGCTTCTATTCCTGGTTCTTCAACACCATCACCATGAA GAATGAAGATCTGATTAGCAAGTGTGGAGACGATGCCCGCATCTACATCACGTTCCAGTATCATCTCATCGTCTTTGTGCTCTTCCTCTGCATCCCCTCCTTGGGCATCATTTTGCCCATCAACTACACTGGAACTGTCCTGG aGCGGAATAGTCACTTTGGTCGGACCACCATTGTCAATGTCTCCACAGA GAGTAAGGTCCTGTGGCTGCACAGCTGCTTCTCCTTCTTGTACTTCATCACCAACTTCATCTTCATGGCTCATCACTGCTTAGGGTTTGTACCCAAGAAGAGCTACAAG GTCACAAGGACACTGATGATCACCTACGTCCCTACAGACATTGAAGACCCAGAAATCATCATTAAGCATTTTCA TGAGGCCTATCCAGGGTGCGTAGTGACCAGAGTCCACTTCTGCTATGACGTCAGGACCCTGATCGAATTGGATGATCAGAG GCGCCACGCGATGCGAGGCCGGCTCTACTACACAGCCAAGGCCAAGAAGAACGGGAAGGTGATGATCAAGACCCACCCCTGCTCCCGCCTGTGCTTCTGCAAGTGCTGGACCTGCTTCAAAGAG GTAGATGCGGAGCAATATTATAGTGAGCTGGAGGAGCAGCTGACGGATGAGTTCAATGCTGAGCTCAACCGCGTTCGGCTGAAGCGTCTGGACCTGATCTTTGTCACCTTCCAGGATACCAGGATGACAAAGCG CATCCAGGATGATTACAAATACATCCAGTGTGGTGTGCCCCCCCAGCAGTCCTCGGTGACCACCATCGTCAAATCCTACTACTGGAGGATCGCCCTTGCCCCACACCCCAAAGATATTATTTG GAAGCACCTGTCTGTCCGCCGCTTCCATTGGTGGGCCCGCTTTATTGCAATCAacaccttcctcttcttcctcttcttcttcctcaccACGCCTGCCATCATCATCAACACTATCGACATGTACAACGTCACCCGCCCCATCGAGAAGATGCAG AACCCCATCGTGACCCAGTTCTTCCCCTCCCTGATGCTGTGGGCCTTTACAGTGATATTGCCTCTGATTGTCTACCTCTCTGCCTTCCTCGAGGCCCACTGGACCAA TCTGGATGTCTTTCTCCGCTGGCTCTTTGACATCTACTATCTGGACCAGGCTGCCATCAGGTTCCA GTGTGTGTTCCTGCCAGATAATGGTGCCTTCTTCGTCAACTACGTGATCACGGCAGCTTTGCTAGGCACAGGCATGGATCTATTGCGCCTGGGGTCTCTCTTCCTGTACAGCACCCGCCTCTTCTTCTCCAGGTCGGAGCCAGAGAGAGTCCACATCAGAAAG AACCAGGCCATTGACTTCCAGTTTGGGCGAGAGTATGCATGGATGTTGAACGTCTTCAGCGTGGTCGTGGCGTACAGCATCACCTGCCCTATCATTGTCCCTTTCG GGCTGCTCTACCTGTGCATGAAGCACATCACGGACCGCTATAACATGTACTACTCCTACGCACCCACCAAGCTCAACGAGCAGATCCACATGGCCGCTGTCTACCAGGCTATCTTCGCGCCACTCCTGAGTCTGTTCTGGATGCTGTTCTTCTCCATCCTACGATTAG GTCCGCTCCACACCATCACCTTGTTTTCCCTCTCCACTCTTATCGTTTCCGTGATAATTGCCTTCCTTGGCACTCTTCTGGGGAAGCTTCGGAGGGCATCTGACTATGAG CCCGAGGAGGAGATGGAGACCGTGTATGACATGGAGCCAAGCAGCACCTCCTCCACACCCACCTCCCTT CTGTACGTGGCCACTGTGCTACAGGAGCCAGAGATGAACCTGACTCCAGCCTCCTCCCCGGCCCGGCACACCTACGGCACCATGAACAGACAGCCggaagagggagaagaagagagTGGTGTGAGGGGCTTTGCAAGGGAGCTAGAGTCAGCCCAGTTCCAGGAAGGGCTGGAACTGGAGGGCCAGAGCCAGTACCAGTGA
- the TMEM63C gene encoding calcium permeable stress-gated cation channel 1 isoform X1, giving the protein MAVSPGDLNVVGKTKNMTVDDCFHSRNTVLQGQPFGGIPTVLFLNITLWVVIILIYSFLRKAAWDYGRLALLIHNDSLTSLIYGEQSEKTSPSDISLEMEHKDKGFYSWFFNTITMKNEDLISKCGDDARIYITFQYHLIVFVLFLCIPSLGIILPINYTGTVLERNSHFGRTTIVNVSTESKVLWLHSCFSFLYFITNFIFMAHHCLGFVPKKSYKVTRTLMITYVPTDIEDPEIIIKHFHEAYPGCVVTRVHFCYDVRTLIELDDQRRHAMRGRLYYTAKAKKNGKVMIKTHPCSRLCFCKCWTCFKEVDAEQYYSELEEQLTDEFNAELNRVRLKRLDLIFVTFQDTRMTKRIQDDYKYIQCGVPPQQSSVTTIVKSYYWRIALAPHPKDIIWKHLSVRRFHWWARFIAINTFLFFLFFFLTTPAIIINTIDMYNVTRPIEKMQNPIVTQFFPSLMLWAFTVILPLIVYLSAFLEAHWTKSSQNLIIVHKCYIFLVFMVVILPSMGLTSLDVFLRWLFDIYYLDQAAIRFQCVFLPDNGAFFVNYVITAALLGTGMDLLRLGSLFLYSTRLFFSRSEPERVHIRKNQAIDFQFGREYAWMLNVFSVVVAYSITCPIIVPFGLLYLCMKHITDRYNMYYSYAPTKLNEQIHMAAVYQAIFAPLLSLFWMLFFSILRLGPLHTITLFSLSTLIVSVIIAFLGTLLGKLRRASDYEPEEEMETVYDMEPSSTSSTPTSLLYVATVLQEPEMNLTPASSPARHTYGTMNRQPEEGEEESGVRGFARELESAQFQEGLELEGQSQYQ; this is encoded by the exons ATGGCTGTCTCGCCAGGCGACCTGAATGTGGTGGGAAAGACCAAGAACATGACGGTGGATGACTGCTTCCACTCTCGGAACACGGTCCTGCAGGGGCAGCCCTTTGGGGGGATCCCCACTGTGCTGTTCCTCAACATCACCCTGTGGGTG GTCATCATTTTGATTTACTCCTTCCTCCGGAAAGCTGCGTGGGACTACGGGCGCCTGGCTCTGCTGATACACAATGACAG CCTGACCTCGCTGATCTATGGGGAGCAGAGCGAGAAGACGTCCCCCTCGGATATTTCACTGGAGATGGAGCACAAGGACAAG gGCTTCTATTCCTGGTTCTTCAACACCATCACCATGAA GAATGAAGATCTGATTAGCAAGTGTGGAGACGATGCCCGCATCTACATCACGTTCCAGTATCATCTCATCGTCTTTGTGCTCTTCCTCTGCATCCCCTCCTTGGGCATCATTTTGCCCATCAACTACACTGGAACTGTCCTGG aGCGGAATAGTCACTTTGGTCGGACCACCATTGTCAATGTCTCCACAGA GAGTAAGGTCCTGTGGCTGCACAGCTGCTTCTCCTTCTTGTACTTCATCACCAACTTCATCTTCATGGCTCATCACTGCTTAGGGTTTGTACCCAAGAAGAGCTACAAG GTCACAAGGACACTGATGATCACCTACGTCCCTACAGACATTGAAGACCCAGAAATCATCATTAAGCATTTTCA TGAGGCCTATCCAGGGTGCGTAGTGACCAGAGTCCACTTCTGCTATGACGTCAGGACCCTGATCGAATTGGATGATCAGAG GCGCCACGCGATGCGAGGCCGGCTCTACTACACAGCCAAGGCCAAGAAGAACGGGAAGGTGATGATCAAGACCCACCCCTGCTCCCGCCTGTGCTTCTGCAAGTGCTGGACCTGCTTCAAAGAG GTAGATGCGGAGCAATATTATAGTGAGCTGGAGGAGCAGCTGACGGATGAGTTCAATGCTGAGCTCAACCGCGTTCGGCTGAAGCGTCTGGACCTGATCTTTGTCACCTTCCAGGATACCAGGATGACAAAGCG CATCCAGGATGATTACAAATACATCCAGTGTGGTGTGCCCCCCCAGCAGTCCTCGGTGACCACCATCGTCAAATCCTACTACTGGAGGATCGCCCTTGCCCCACACCCCAAAGATATTATTTG GAAGCACCTGTCTGTCCGCCGCTTCCATTGGTGGGCCCGCTTTATTGCAATCAacaccttcctcttcttcctcttcttcttcctcaccACGCCTGCCATCATCATCAACACTATCGACATGTACAACGTCACCCGCCCCATCGAGAAGATGCAG AACCCCATCGTGACCCAGTTCTTCCCCTCCCTGATGCTGTGGGCCTTTACAGTGATATTGCCTCTGATTGTCTACCTCTCTGCCTTCCTCGAGGCCCACTGGACCAA ATCAAGTCAGAATCTGATCATAGTGCACAAGTGCTACATCTTTCTGGTGTTCATGGTGGTCATTCTGCCCTCTATGGGACTGACCAG TCTGGATGTCTTTCTCCGCTGGCTCTTTGACATCTACTATCTGGACCAGGCTGCCATCAGGTTCCA GTGTGTGTTCCTGCCAGATAATGGTGCCTTCTTCGTCAACTACGTGATCACGGCAGCTTTGCTAGGCACAGGCATGGATCTATTGCGCCTGGGGTCTCTCTTCCTGTACAGCACCCGCCTCTTCTTCTCCAGGTCGGAGCCAGAGAGAGTCCACATCAGAAAG AACCAGGCCATTGACTTCCAGTTTGGGCGAGAGTATGCATGGATGTTGAACGTCTTCAGCGTGGTCGTGGCGTACAGCATCACCTGCCCTATCATTGTCCCTTTCG GGCTGCTCTACCTGTGCATGAAGCACATCACGGACCGCTATAACATGTACTACTCCTACGCACCCACCAAGCTCAACGAGCAGATCCACATGGCCGCTGTCTACCAGGCTATCTTCGCGCCACTCCTGAGTCTGTTCTGGATGCTGTTCTTCTCCATCCTACGATTAG GTCCGCTCCACACCATCACCTTGTTTTCCCTCTCCACTCTTATCGTTTCCGTGATAATTGCCTTCCTTGGCACTCTTCTGGGGAAGCTTCGGAGGGCATCTGACTATGAG CCCGAGGAGGAGATGGAGACCGTGTATGACATGGAGCCAAGCAGCACCTCCTCCACACCCACCTCCCTT CTGTACGTGGCCACTGTGCTACAGGAGCCAGAGATGAACCTGACTCCAGCCTCCTCCCCGGCCCGGCACACCTACGGCACCATGAACAGACAGCCggaagagggagaagaagagagTGGTGTGAGGGGCTTTGCAAGGGAGCTAGAGTCAGCCCAGTTCCAGGAAGGGCTGGAACTGGAGGGCCAGAGCCAGTACCAGTGA
- the TMEM63C gene encoding calcium permeable stress-gated cation channel 1 isoform X3, protein MPASTSRSSIISSSLCSSSASPPWASFCPSTTLELSWSGIVTLVGPPLSMSPQSRSKVLWLHSCFSFLYFITNFIFMAHHCLGFVPKKSYKVTRTLMITYVPTDIEDPEIIIKHFHEAYPGCVVTRVHFCYDVRTLIELDDQRRHAMRGRLYYTAKAKKNGKVMIKTHPCSRLCFCKCWTCFKEVDAEQYYSELEEQLTDEFNAELNRVRLKRLDLIFVTFQDTRMTKRIQDDYKYIQCGVPPQQSSVTTIVKSYYWRIALAPHPKDIIWKHLSVRRFHWWARFIAINTFLFFLFFFLTTPAIIINTIDMYNVTRPIEKMQNPIVTQFFPSLMLWAFTVILPLIVYLSAFLEAHWTKSSQNLIIVHKCYIFLVFMVVILPSMGLTSLDVFLRWLFDIYYLDQAAIRFQCVFLPDNGAFFVNYVITAALLGTGMDLLRLGSLFLYSTRLFFSRSEPERVHIRKNQAIDFQFGREYAWMLNVFSVVVAYSITCPIIVPFGLLYLCMKHITDRYNMYYSYAPTKLNEQIHMAAVYQAIFAPLLSLFWMLFFSILRLGPLHTITLFSLSTLIVSVIIAFLGTLLGKLRRASDYEPEEEMETVYDMEPSSTSSTPTSLLYVATVLQEPEMNLTPASSPARHTYGTMNRQPEEGEEESGVRGFARELESAQFQEGLELEGQSQYQ, encoded by the exons ATGCCCGCATCTACATCACGTTCCAGTATCATCTCATCGTCTTTGTGCTCTTCCTCTGCATCCCCTCCTTGGGCATCATTTTGCCCATCAACTACACTGGAACTGTCCTGG aGCGGAATAGTCACTTTGGTCGGACCACCATTGTCAATGTCTCCACAGAGTAG GAGTAAGGTCCTGTGGCTGCACAGCTGCTTCTCCTTCTTGTACTTCATCACCAACTTCATCTTCATGGCTCATCACTGCTTAGGGTTTGTACCCAAGAAGAGCTACAAG GTCACAAGGACACTGATGATCACCTACGTCCCTACAGACATTGAAGACCCAGAAATCATCATTAAGCATTTTCA TGAGGCCTATCCAGGGTGCGTAGTGACCAGAGTCCACTTCTGCTATGACGTCAGGACCCTGATCGAATTGGATGATCAGAG GCGCCACGCGATGCGAGGCCGGCTCTACTACACAGCCAAGGCCAAGAAGAACGGGAAGGTGATGATCAAGACCCACCCCTGCTCCCGCCTGTGCTTCTGCAAGTGCTGGACCTGCTTCAAAGAG GTAGATGCGGAGCAATATTATAGTGAGCTGGAGGAGCAGCTGACGGATGAGTTCAATGCTGAGCTCAACCGCGTTCGGCTGAAGCGTCTGGACCTGATCTTTGTCACCTTCCAGGATACCAGGATGACAAAGCG CATCCAGGATGATTACAAATACATCCAGTGTGGTGTGCCCCCCCAGCAGTCCTCGGTGACCACCATCGTCAAATCCTACTACTGGAGGATCGCCCTTGCCCCACACCCCAAAGATATTATTTG GAAGCACCTGTCTGTCCGCCGCTTCCATTGGTGGGCCCGCTTTATTGCAATCAacaccttcctcttcttcctcttcttcttcctcaccACGCCTGCCATCATCATCAACACTATCGACATGTACAACGTCACCCGCCCCATCGAGAAGATGCAG AACCCCATCGTGACCCAGTTCTTCCCCTCCCTGATGCTGTGGGCCTTTACAGTGATATTGCCTCTGATTGTCTACCTCTCTGCCTTCCTCGAGGCCCACTGGACCAA ATCAAGTCAGAATCTGATCATAGTGCACAAGTGCTACATCTTTCTGGTGTTCATGGTGGTCATTCTGCCCTCTATGGGACTGACCAG TCTGGATGTCTTTCTCCGCTGGCTCTTTGACATCTACTATCTGGACCAGGCTGCCATCAGGTTCCA GTGTGTGTTCCTGCCAGATAATGGTGCCTTCTTCGTCAACTACGTGATCACGGCAGCTTTGCTAGGCACAGGCATGGATCTATTGCGCCTGGGGTCTCTCTTCCTGTACAGCACCCGCCTCTTCTTCTCCAGGTCGGAGCCAGAGAGAGTCCACATCAGAAAG AACCAGGCCATTGACTTCCAGTTTGGGCGAGAGTATGCATGGATGTTGAACGTCTTCAGCGTGGTCGTGGCGTACAGCATCACCTGCCCTATCATTGTCCCTTTCG GGCTGCTCTACCTGTGCATGAAGCACATCACGGACCGCTATAACATGTACTACTCCTACGCACCCACCAAGCTCAACGAGCAGATCCACATGGCCGCTGTCTACCAGGCTATCTTCGCGCCACTCCTGAGTCTGTTCTGGATGCTGTTCTTCTCCATCCTACGATTAG GTCCGCTCCACACCATCACCTTGTTTTCCCTCTCCACTCTTATCGTTTCCGTGATAATTGCCTTCCTTGGCACTCTTCTGGGGAAGCTTCGGAGGGCATCTGACTATGAG CCCGAGGAGGAGATGGAGACCGTGTATGACATGGAGCCAAGCAGCACCTCCTCCACACCCACCTCCCTT CTGTACGTGGCCACTGTGCTACAGGAGCCAGAGATGAACCTGACTCCAGCCTCCTCCCCGGCCCGGCACACCTACGGCACCATGAACAGACAGCCggaagagggagaagaagagagTGGTGTGAGGGGCTTTGCAAGGGAGCTAGAGTCAGCCCAGTTCCAGGAAGGGCTGGAACTGGAGGGCCAGAGCCAGTACCAGTGA